GCGCGACCAACTTCCGGCGGCCAAAATGACTTTGCTTGCCGCGATTTCATCGTCTTTTGTTTTCACGGCGGTCGCCTTGCCGTCTTTATGGCAAACTTCCAGCGCTTCGGTGTGTTCGAGCAATGTGCCGCCACGATGCAAAAAGGCGGTGCGCAAAGCGGTCATCAGCTCGCGGTTTTCAACCTGAGCGTCTTCGGGAAGCCACATGGCGGCGACGACTTTGGGCGAAAGCGCCGGCTCCATGTCACGCGCCCGTGTGCCGCCCATCCATTCGACGCGAAGGCCGAGCAGTTCGCGGAAATCGTAAAGGCGTCGCAGCCATTCGGTATCGTCGCGATCGAGGCTGACGATCATGGTGCCGCGCGTGTCGAGTTCGACGGTTTGGCCAGAGTCTTCTTTGAGTTCATCGAGAAATTGCGGGTAAGCGCGGAGGCTGGCGCGGTCTAAGCGCAAAAGGTCAAGGTCTTCGAATCCGGCTTCGGCGTGCGGCGCAATCATGCCGGCGGACGCCCAACTGGCCGAATGCCCGGCGACATCGCGCTCGATGATGGTCACGGGAACGCTTCGGCGCAACAGTTGCCAGCCGAGACTTAAACCGATAATCCCGCCGCCGATAATCACAACAGGTTTTTCTTGTTGAGTCATGGTTTGATGAAAAAGTGGTTAACGAAAAAAGCCGTTTTCCCGTCAAGGTGGAGACCAACTCAATAGGAAAACGGCTTTTGAAGAAAATCAGAGAAGGCAATTTCAAAACCATTTCCCGTTTCCCTTCGCCAGCATCGCGCAGGTGCGCTTATCTGTATCAGGTTCTAAGAGTATAATCTCAGACTGCATAACCGTAGAAAAAATTATGCAGACACCCCTAACGGAATTTGAACGAGCGAAAGATAACAAACCGCTAAATTTTTGCAAGCGCTGCGGGAAAAAATAAGCGCGCAGGGATTTTATAGAAGTAAAAATTTCAAAATTAATAATTTTATTTTTGTTGATAACCTGTAGTCATCATACAAGTAAAGATGTCATTTAAAAGCCGGCCTCTAAAATTGACGATAATCGAATTTCTTTCATTATTGATTTTGTTCAAAAATTCGGTTTCAATTCTTCCTTCAGATTGAGGCGCATATACGATGAGCGCATCTGTATCTTTTTTTAAGTTTAAAACGTCATCTAAATTTTCATGGAAGCTTTTCCAGTGCATTAGCAACATGGTTGTATTTTCCGCGCTTTTTACAAAATCTTTTCCAGCATGGTTAATATTTTTCTCGGGAAAAAGCTTTGACGCTAAGAGCATCTTTTCTAGAGAATTATAAGTGTTCAAATCAGCAAAAATAGCAATTTTTCTTTTTGATAATCCAAGCCCTAATCTATACCAAACGGGGATAGAGCCTTTTAAAATAAGAAAAATCGTAGTTCCAGTTCCTATAAGGGCGAGCAAAGAAGTAATGCCGCCAACAACTGAAAAGAATGGATGGGTGAAGAAGTCAACAATTTGGTTCATGATAATTTTTCTCCACAAGTTAATGTATTGAAATGACTCAATTCTACTCTGCCTATTTGTTAGACCTGTGTTAAAACCACACGCAAATGCCGAGCGTTGGAATAATGGGCAACATGCTTTGCGTTTCGCGTTCGAGCAGCGGTGCGCCGCCATTTGGATTTTCCACAATGTCGTAGCGATAGGAAATCACGTTCTGATTGTTGTACGCATTGATGATGTCCAAATAGAAATCCCAATCGAAGGATAAGTAGCCGGCGGAATAATGCGAGTGCGCCGTAAAACGGATGTCCAAACGATGATAAGCCGGCAGTCGCTTGGAATTTTGATTGGATTCATCGCCGTAATCAATATCGAAAATGACTCGGTCGCCAAGAAACGAATCACGCTGAATTGCCCAAACTGTTTCGTTTTCATCGAGCGGAACGACGCGCGGTGTGACGCCAACAGGTGGCGTATAAGGATAGCCGCTGCCAAAGCGCCAACGCACGCCCAAATCAAGCCAATCGTTTAATTTGTAATCGACCACGACGTTGATGGTGTGGCGTTGGTCATAATCGAACGGCATTTCCAAGCCATCGCGTGAGCGGTTGGCAATGGCATACGCGTAACTTATCCAGCCGTTCAGGCGGTCGTCCTTTGTGGTTCGCCGTTTTTCGAGCAAAATTTCAAATCCGTAGGCGTGGCCAGTTCCGCCATTCACTGGAATGGAGGACAGGCGCTCTTCCGTGACCGCATACGGCGCTGACCAGCTTGCCGTGTCGTACCAATCGCCGCCGGTGTAGGAGACTTCGTAAATTGTGCTGACTTCTTTTTTCTGAACGAGCAAATCGTCGAAATGCTTGTAGTAGCCTTCCAGCTTGAGCTGCCAGCGGTCGTTCAGCCAGCGATCGACGCCCAAAACATAGTGAATGGCGCGTTCAGCGCTGAGCGTTCGGATAAATTCTTCGCCCTGCGAAAGGTCAAAAAATTCGTCTTGATCAATGAGTTTTTCATAGCCCGGCGATTGATAATACATGCCCCACGCGCCGCGAATTGTGGTGATGTCGTCAAGCGCGTAGGAGAAATTAAAACGCGGTGCGAGATAGGCTTTATCGATGAGTTTGTAATAATCAAAGCGAAGGCCGGGTTGCAAAAAAAGCTTGTTTTTCAAAATCTCGATGCGGTCTTGCACATAGGCGTTCGAGCGGAAGTACGAGACCGATTGCGTGATGATGGTATCGAACGGAATGCTGCCCGCTTGGCCGCTTTGAACCAATGCCTGATACGCCGCTTTCGCTGATTCGGACGCGTCGACGAAGAAGTAAATCGACGTGGTTAAAAAATCTGTCCCGACGCCGGCTTCAAACAAATGTCGATTGGATTTGATGGAAATTTCATCGCGCAGAGAGGTTTTCAAAAACTCAAACGTGGATTCCGTCTCGACGGCCTGAAACGCCAACAAAGTTGGGTCGATGCCTTGTTCTTCAAACTCTTCGAGTTCCTCTTCGCTGTAAGCCGCGTCGTCTACAAACGTGCCGCTAAAGCGCGAATCGCCGGAATTGCGATACCACGAAACCACGAATTTATTGAGCGCATTTGGCGTGGGCGTGTAGTGCCAAGCCGCGCCGAAAACATCGTTT
Above is a window of Chloroherpeton thalassium ATCC 35110 DNA encoding:
- the thiO gene encoding glycine oxidase ThiO; translated protein: MTQQEKPVVIIGGGIIGLSLGWQLLRRSVPVTIIERDVAGHSASWASAGMIAPHAEAGFEDLDLLRLDRASLRAYPQFLDELKEDSGQTVELDTRGTMIVSLDRDDTEWLRRLYDFRELLGLRVEWMGGTRARDMEPALSPKVVAAMWLPEDAQVENRELMTALRTAFLHRGGTLLEHTEALEVCHKDGKATAVKTKDDEIAASKVILAAGSWSRLIKGIPEEWLPPVRPVKGQVMTGTMDETCTLSMMIRSPRIYLAPKLNGRISIGASTEEKGFHTTPTIGVFRDILDEAWRTVPSIYDLEIVEFIAGLRPGSRDHAPIIGKIGMDNLIYATGHYRHGILLAPVTAYELVKVIMNDEAPELLAPFSPNRFLKS
- a CDS encoding TonB-dependent receptor; this translates as MSTGLSKPLRSGEISGKVLDSKTDEAMAGVTLVLEGTTLGTVTDAAGRYKIANVPAGEQTILARFIGYQTQKRTITIQENAKLVLNFYLTESAVTAAAIEVVATKERQAPEDPRTSLFRIEPKQTKVLAGGAEDVLRSLQAIPGVLAQNDFSSQLFVRGSGPDQNLMLMDDIEVFNPYRLYGTISMFNPETVSDISLITGGFPAKYGDRLSAVLDITNRDGTQEKAIAGKLNANITDANAIFEGRAPFGLEGSWLISSRRTYYDLIVGPILKDAGLVEGDVAFPNFWDFQTKLAVQVHPEHQLQLNAVIGRDNVDIVTSERDSEQPDSLNLGNTTKNDVFGAAWHYTPTPNALNKFVVSWYRNSGDSRFSGTFVDDAAYSEEELEEFEEQGIDPTLLAFQAVETESTFEFLKTSLRDEISIKSNRHLFEAGVGTDFLTTSIYFFVDASESAKAAYQALVQSGQAGSIPFDTIITQSVSYFRSNAYVQDRIEILKNKLFLQPGLRFDYYKLIDKAYLAPRFNFSYALDDITTIRGAWGMYYQSPGYEKLIDQDEFFDLSQGEEFIRTLSAERAIHYVLGVDRWLNDRWQLKLEGYYKHFDDLLVQKKEVSTIYEVSYTGGDWYDTASWSAPYAVTEERLSSIPVNGGTGHAYGFEILLEKRRTTKDDRLNGWISYAYAIANRSRDGLEMPFDYDQRHTINVVVDYKLNDWLDLGVRWRFGSGYPYTPPVGVTPRVVPLDENETVWAIQRDSFLGDRVIFDIDYGDESNQNSKRLPAYHRLDIRFTAHSHYSAGYLSFDWDFYLDIINAYNNQNVISYRYDIVENPNGGAPLLERETQSMLPIIPTLGICVWF